In the Streptomyces spororaveus genome, CGTGATCCTCGTCGCGACCGCGGACAAGATCGGCCGTACGGCGCTGGGCCGCATCTGCTCCCTGGAGGACGTCGCCCTCGTCGTGACGGACGCCCCCGCGGACTCCCCCGCGATCGAGGTGCTGCGCGACCAGGGGGTCGAGGTGGTCCGTCCCCTGGACGCCTGAGCCCCGGGCCGTGGACGACCTGCGCGCGTATCGGTGGAAGGCCGTGTTCCGACGCCGCTCGGGGGCCCTGGGGCGGGACACTGCTGCCGCGGACCGAACCGAGATCGCACAGGAGGCACCATGCCCTTCATCACCGTCGGCCAGGAGAACACCACCGACATCGACCTGTACTACGAGGACCACGGCAGCGGGCAGCCCGTCGTCCTCATCCACGGCTACCCGCTGGACGGACACTCCTGGGAGAAGCAGCTGCCCGCCCTGCTCGACGCCGGCCACCGCGTCATCACCTACGACCGGCGCGGCTTCGGGCAGTCGTCTCAGCCCACCACCGGCTACGACTACGACACCTTCACCGACGACCTCCACACCCTGATGGAGACCCTCGACCTCACCGACACGATCCTCGTCGGCTTCTCCATGGGCACCGGCGAGGTCGGCCGCTACCTCGGCACCCGCGGTTCCGGACGCGTGGCCAAGGCCGCCTTCCTCGCCGGCCTGGAGCCCTACCTCCTCAAGACCGACGACAACCCCACCGGGGTCGACGGCAGCGTCTTCGAGGGCATCCTCGCCGCCGTCACGAAGGACCGTTACGCCTACTTCACCGACTTCTACCAGGCCTTCTACAACCTCGACGAGAACCTCGGCACGCGTATCAGCGAGGAGACCGTCCGGGCGAACTGGGCCACCGCCGCCGGCGCCTCCGCGTACGCCTCACGGGCCGCCGTCCTCACCTGGACCACCGACTTCCGGGCCGACATCCCCAAGATCGACGTTCCCACCCTGATCCTC is a window encoding:
- a CDS encoding alpha/beta fold hydrolase: MPFITVGQENTTDIDLYYEDHGSGQPVVLIHGYPLDGHSWEKQLPALLDAGHRVITYDRRGFGQSSQPTTGYDYDTFTDDLHTLMETLDLTDTILVGFSMGTGEVGRYLGTRGSGRVAKAAFLAGLEPYLLKTDDNPTGVDGSVFEGILAAVTKDRYAYFTDFYQAFYNLDENLGTRISEETVRANWATAAGASAYASRAAVLTWTTDFRADIPKIDVPTLILHGTADRILPIGATAEPFHKALPHAEYVAVQGAPHGLLWTHGEEVNHALLAFIGK